From a region of the Zingiber officinale cultivar Zhangliang chromosome 4B, Zo_v1.1, whole genome shotgun sequence genome:
- the LOC121977114 gene encoding protein NRT1/ PTR FAMILY 4.4-like, whose product MDAQTRHGGSEELMCAEVFLDWKGRACKASKHGGMRAAVFLLGLQALEMMAIAAVGNNLITYVFNEMHFPLSKSANLVTNFIGTVFLLSLLGGFLSDSYLGSYRTMFVFGIIELSGFVLLTVQAHFPQLRPPQCNMISEGDLCVQAKGLKALIFYIALYLVALGSGCLKPNIISQGADQFPKDDHNHSKKLSTYFNTAYFSFCVGELIALTVLVWVQTRSGMDVGFSLSAATMAAGLISLICGMFYYRNKPPQGSIFTPIANVLVAAIMKRKQVSLNAKVLDHVRNDLSDNNTIECHDPSNVGRIHAEKFRFLNKACIQVPGDSNTKEHSWMQCTVAQVEQVKIILSVIPIFACTIIFNTILAQLQTFSVQQGSEMNAQVTEAFEIPPASLQAIPYLMLIVLVPLYEIGFVPLARKFTKKDSGISSLHRIGLGLFTVTFSMVSAALVEKKRRDLAVKSGKQLSIFWITPQFLIFGISEMFTAVGLIEFFYKQSMARMQAFLTAMTYCSYSFGFYLSSLLVSLVNKVTSSGPLTRGWLSDNNLNKDRLDLFYWLLAALSLLNFINYLYWSRWYSDDDPSSPSDSPPNNLACVEEEDYTGLVSSSKIIEDQNIPV is encoded by the exons ATGGATGCCCAAACAAGGCATGGTGGCAGCGAAGAACTGATGTGTGCCGAGGTCTTTCTTGACTGGAAGGGTAGAGCCTGCAAGGCCAGCAAGCATGGAGGGATGAGAGCTGCTGTGTTCTTGTTAG GACTTCAAGCACTCGAAATGATGGCCATTGCTGCTGTGGGCAACAACCTGATAACCTATGTATTCAATGAGATGCACTTCCCTCTGTCAAAATCAGCAAACCTGGTGACCAATTTCATCGGCACGGTGTTCCTCCTCTCCTTGCTTGGTGGTTTCTTGTCGGATTCTTACCTCGGGAGCTATCGAACCATGTTTGTTTTCGGAATCATTGAGCTTTCA GGCTTCGTTCTACTCACAGTTCAAGCACACTTTCCCCAACTGAGACCTCCCCAATGCAATATGATATCAGAAGGGGACCTCTGTGTGCAAGCCAAAGGACTCAAAGCCTTGATATTTTACATTGCACTCTACTTGGTGGCCCTTGGGAGTGGCTGCCTCAAGCCGAATATAATCTCCCAGGGAGCTGATCAATTCCCCAAGGATGATCACAATCACTCCAAAAAGCTTTCCACTTACTTCAACACAGCTTACTTCAGCTTCTGTGTCGGCGAATTGATCGCGCTAACTGTTCTCGTTTGGGTTCAGACAAGGTCGGGAATGGATGTTGGTTTCAGTTTATCGGCAGCGACAATGGCTGCCGGACTCATTAGCTTGATCTGTGGGATGTTCTATTACAGAAACAAACCCCCACAGGGGAGCATTTTCACCCCAATTGCAAAT GTTCTTGTGGCAGCAATTATGAAGAGAAAACAAGTGTCCCTGAATGCTAAAGTGCTCGATCATGTCAGAAATGATCTTTCCGATAACAATACTATCGAGTGTCACGATCCCTCTAATGTTGGAAGAATTCACGCAGAAAAGTTCAG ATTCCTGAATAAAGCATGCATTCAAGTTCCTGGCGATTCAAACACCAAGGAACATTCATGGATGCAATGCACCGTTGCACAAGTCGAGCAAGTGAAGATAATTCTCTCAGTGATACCGATATTCGCTTGCACAATCATCTTTAACACCATATTAGCTCAACTCCAGACCTTCTCAGTCCAACAAGGAAGTGAGATGAATGCACAAGTGACCGAAGCATTTGAAATTCCACCCGCTTCCCTCCAAGCCATCCCTTACCTCATGCTCATAGTCCTTGTCCCCCTCTATGAGATCGGCTTCGTCCCGCTGGCACGAAAGTTCACCAAAAAGGACTCGGGCATCTCCTCGCTGCACCGCATCGGTTTAGGCCTCTTCACGGTGACATTCTCAATGGTGTCCGCCGCGctggtggagaagaagaggagggatCTCGCCGTGAAGTCAGGCAAGCAATTGTCCATCTTTTGGATCACACCGCAGTTCCTGATCTTTGGCATATCCGAGATGTTCACCGCTGTGGGACTCATTGAGTTCTTTTACAAGCAGTCCATGGCAAGGATGCAGGCCTTCTTAACAGCGATGACCTACTGCTCCTACTCCTTTGGCTTCTACCTGAGCTCGCTCCTCGTCTCATTGGTGAACAAGGTAACATCTTCAGGGCCTTTGACCAGAGGCTGGCTCAGCGACAACAACTTGAACAAGGATAGATTGGACCTCTTCTACTGGCTTCTTGCAGCACTGAGcctgcttaattttatcaattaTCTATATTGGTCAAGATGGTATTCAGATGATGATCCTTCTTCTCCATCAGACTCTCCTCCCAACAATCTGGCTTGTGTTGAGGAAGAAGACTACACTGGATTGGTCAGCTCCTCAAAGATCATTGAAGATCAAAACATACCAGTATAA
- the LOC121977111 gene encoding mitotic spindle checkpoint protein MAD1-like, with protein MILRTPVPKKRRPESVVEDLHSPVSDRRLVRYEEPGPITAVEPSDEMVCTYHCRQMVKSEFMAALNNAEKQVAEYQAKLELMNNELTQSEDERTKFRDSILSLEQKLEASKGREQALQKRLLKEVDEFMERYKEQVKQCSELEVQLSKEVDSRKKAELSFTSAKERATDLEGRLQRLSDSAEREKNIIKEERQHLQDDSKLSARKMTADLERMTLRAEISERESELLKKQLNGLRKQLDECLCEKNALEQKLATYPIPSQESTSSEDKNLVKYLQEQIRGYEAEVQEARKFKAFHTNSELLKEKLIQEKGRREKVEVELSKLQDVQLSAQKLELELVSWKSLLEELPDVSSLSDIPKKFAALQKEAIQNMMEVSELKAQLKQLEVALELGENKRQHYEKESCLEKQRANNAALEAKRLQMMLSSVTEERDRLKKEAAMLSKLKNSHESGLPNETLVKDLESSLADRENTIKELQTNLHEQQGVVNHLHDELKILSEQLSSEARRVKSLEREGDRLRAEISLLESKLGHGDYSAANTKVLRMVNTLAVDNETKHTIDSLREELKKTQSKLQAIEELKGQSDAANIIDDGIPEKLAQLKSQIATLEKREERYKAVFAEKISIFRRACCLLFGYKIVMDDQQRADGIHVTRFILQSIYAQSDDEKLEFEYESGNTNILANDYSSQPEVAQQIEIFIKKMNSVPAFTANLTIESFNKRTLS; from the exons ATGATCCTCCGGACCCCAGTCCCGAAGAAGAGAAGGCCTGAATCGGTCGTAGAAGACCTTCATAGCCCTGTATCTGACCGCCGCCTTGTGCGCTACGAGGAACCTGGGCCAATAACAGCTGTCGAACCCTCCGATGAGATGGTCTGCACCTACCACTGCCGCCAGATG GTTAAGTCAGAGTTCATGGCTGCTTTAAATAATGCTGAGAAGCAAGTAGCTGAGTATCAAGCCAAATTGGAGTTGATGAACAACGAGTTGACTCAAAGTG AAGATGAGAGGACCAAATTCCGAGATAGTATTTTATCATTGGAGCAAAAACTTGAGGCGTCAAAGGGGCGTGAACAAGCTTTGCAGAAGAGATTGTTGAAAGAAGTGGATGAATTCATGGAACGGTATAAGGAACAAGTAAAACAATGCAGTGAACTTGAG GTGCAACTCAGTAAAGAAGTTGATTCTCGTAAGAAAGCTGAATTATCATTTACATCAGCAAAAGAGAGAGCAACAGATTTAGAAGGGAGGCTTCAGAGATTATCTGACAGTGctgagagggagaaaaatattaTCAAGGAAGAACGTCAACATCTGCAAGATGACTCTAAGCTCTCTGCCCGTAAAATGACTGCTGAT ctTGAGCGCATGACTCTCAGGGCAGAAATTTCAGAAAGAGAATCAGAGTTGCTAAAGAAGCAGTTGAATGGTTTGAGGAAACAGCTAGACGAG TGTCTTTGTGAGAAGAATGCGCTGGAGCAAAAGCTTGCAACATATCCCATTCCATCGCAGGAAAGCACTTCCTCAGAAGATAAGaatttggtcaaatatttacaagAGCAGATCCGAGGCTAT GAGGCAGAGGTACAAGAAGCTAGGAAATTTAAAGCATTTCACACTAATAGTGAGTTATTGAAGGAAAAACTAATACAGGAAAAAGGGCGAAGGGAAAAAGTGGAAGTTGAGTTATCTAAATTGCAGGATGTGCAACTTTCTGCTCAAAAGCTGGAGCTTGAGCTTGTCTCTTGGAAATCCTTGCTTGAAGAGCTGCCGGATGTCTCATCTCTCAGCGATATACCCAAAAAATTTGCAGCACTGCAGAA GGAAGCAATTCAAAATATGATGGAGGTTAGTGAGTTAAAAGCACAGTTGAAACAGTTAGAGGTTGCTCTAGAGTTGGGAGAGAATAAAAGACAACACTATGAAAAGGAGTCTTGCTTGGAAAAACAAAGAGCTAATAATGCTGCTTTGGAGGCTAAAAGGCTACAGATGATG CTCTCTTCTGTTACGGAAGAAAGAGACAGGCTGAAGAAAGAAGCTGCTATGCTTAGTAAACTGAAAAATTCACATGAAAGTGGACTACCGAATGAAACTTTAGTCAAG GATTTGGAGTCATCTCTTGCTGATCGAGAAAACACAATCAAAGAACTGCAAACTAATTTGCATGAACAACAAGGAGTTGTTAATCATCTACATGATGAACTCAAGATATTGAGTGAACAGCTAAGTAGCGAGGCAAGAAGAGTAAAGTCGTTGGAGCGAGAGGGTGACCGCTTACGTGCTGAGATCTCTCTTCTGGAATCGAAG CTGGGCCATGGGGATTATTCTGCTGCGAATACAAAGGTGCTGCGCATGGTGAATACTTTAGCTGTTGACAATGAAACCAAGCACACGATAGATTCATTGAGAGAGGAACTGAAGAAGACACAATCAAAGCTACAAGCCATTGAAGAACTAAAAGGACAGTCTG ATGCTGCTAATATAATAGATGATGGCATACCTGAAAAGCTAGCACAACTAAAAAGTCAGATTGCAACACTTGAGAAGCGTGAAGAGAG ATACAAAGCTGTTTTTGCTGAGAAAATTTCCATTTTCAGAAGGGCCTGCTGCTTATTGTTTGGATACAAG ATTGTTATGGATGATCAGCAACGGGCTGATGGAATTCATGTCACACGTTTTATTCTACAATCTATATATGCTCAAAGTGACGATGAAAAGCTCGAGTTTGAGTATGAATCTGGAAATACCAACATATTG GCTAATGACTACTCTTCTCAACCAGAAGTAGCTCAACAG ATTGAAATATTTATTAAGAAGATGAACTCGGTTCCTGCATTTACTGCAAACTTGACAATAGAATCATTCAACAAACGTACCTTGAGCTAA
- the LOC121977115 gene encoding uncharacterized protein LOC121977115, translating to MSTSTSSSFLFKTFPQSFLQRSHFHCHNHTNKCSFGLTRSKIHLRPLLLVVSSSSAAGVAVVGQGQDSKYLAREGQWGVRRMVKVGEEMRKVAHVQAEAFHTPVALFDDLFFDFFKAEVISALSYRVLNSPPDRYACLVAEAVDEHSSSWEPQKEIVGVVDVTVQRDYDVLSHIQGEGEYLYVSGIAVLTKFRRQKVATALLKACDMLSVLWGFSYLALRAHEDDFGAQKLYTNAGYQVVSRDPIWITLIGRRRRVLMVKRSPFSETSHEQVEIL from the exons ATGTCAACAagcacttcttcctccttccttttcaAAACCTTCCCTCAAAGCTTCCTCCAGAGATCTCACTTCCACTGCCACAATCACACAAACAAGTGCAGTTTTGGATTGACCAGGAGCAAAATCCACTTGAGGCCTCTCCTCCTCGTCGTCTCCTCCTCCTCTGCGGCCGGAGTTGCGGTGGTTGGCCAAGGCCAGGACAGCAAGTATTTGGCTAGAGAGGGCCAGTGGGGAGTGAGGAGGATGGTGAAGGTGGGAGAAGAGATGAGGAAGGTGGCTCACGTCCAAGCGGAAGCTTTCCACACTCCGGTCGCCTTGTTCGACGACCTCTTCTTCGATTTCTTCAAA GCTGAGGTGATCTCTGCTCTTTCTTATCGAGTGCTGAATTCACCGCCCGATAG GTATGCTTGTTTGGTTGCGGAAGCTGTTGACGAACATAGTTCCAGTTGGGAGCCGCAGAaggagattgttggggttgttGATGTCACCGTACAGCGAGATTATGATGTTCTTAGTCATATTCAAGGCGAAGGGGAGTATCTCTACGTTTCAGGAATCGCAGTTCTAACAAAGTTTAG GAGGCAAAAGGTAGCGACTGCGCTGCTCAAGGCTTGTGACATGCTATCAGTTTTGTGGGGCTTCAGCTACTTGGCACTGCGAGCTCATGAAGACGACTTCGGAGCACAAAAGTTGTACACGAACGCAGGCTACCAAGTGGTTTCCAGAGACCctatctggattactttgatcgGGAGAAGGCGACGCGTTCTCATGGTTAAGCGATCTCCTTTTTCTGAAACTTCACATGAACAAGTTGAAATTTTGTAG
- the LOC121978766 gene encoding uncharacterized protein LOC121978766: MASLSLSEEMRLKVELFLVEFLSVESDFGILEFMFCSCELIAIRFAKIAAIDLAAASAGGEDDYCPSSSSSALLSSPKNARVKFLCSFGGKILPRPSDGRLKYVGGDTRVLVVTRAVSFSELRERVQAMFRRCKVIKYQLVSEDLDILVTVAGDEDLAHMLDEYDRVDALHPRSPSAVSSPRFRLFLFPSPSPSSASDTASAATLGQRYVDTINAVMPGSPPIFSISNASSGANSPTSTTECSSAFFASRPVALGGGGMHRVRSSPDLAGGCSMNQTGGAGLQHHQSLRHHHHLHHPAQHHHLPHRQPTPALQPHVAGGGGGWRPGPAPRHEASGCFLPRGGLHY, from the exons ATGGCGTCTCTTTCTCTATCTGAAGAAATGCGATTGAAAGTTGAACTTTTTTTGGTTGAGTTTCTATCGGTTGAATCAGATTTTGGGATTCTGGAGTTCATGTTCTGCTCCTGCGAATTGATCGCGATTCGATTCGCTAAAATTGCTG CGATCGATCTGGCAGCAGCATCGGCAGGAGGAGAAGACGACTACTGCCCCTCGTCTTCCTCCTCCGCGTTGCTGTCGTCCCCCAAGAATGCCCGGGTCAAGTTCCTCTGCAGCTTCGGCGGGAAGATCCTCCCCCGCCCATCCGATGGCCGCCTCAAGTACGTCGGCGGCGACACCCGCGTTCTCGTCGTCACCCGCGCCGTCTCCTTCTCAG AGCTCAGGGAGAGGGTCCAGGCGATGTTCCGGCGGTGCAAGGTGATCAAGTACCAACTGGTGTCGGAGGacctcgacattctcgtcaccgTCGCCGGCGACGAGGACCTCGCGCACATGCTCGACGAGTACGACCGCGTCGATGCGCTCCACCCTCGGTCTCCATCCGCCGTCTCCTCTCCCCGCTTCcgcctcttcctcttcccctccCCCTCCCCTTCCTCTGCCTCCGACACGGCTTCCGCCGCGACCCTCGGCCAGCGCTACGTCGACACCATCAACGCGGTCATGCCCGGCAGTCCCCCGATCTTCAGCATCTCCAACGCCTCCTCCGGCGCGAACTCCCCCACCTCCACAACCGAATGCTCGAGCGCCTTCTTCGCCTCGCGCCCCGTCGCCCTCGGAGGCGGAGGGATGCACCGCGTCCGGAGCTCGCCGGACCTCGCCGGCGGATGTTCCATGAACCAGACGGGGGGTGCCGGCCTACAGCATCACCAAAGCCTCCGCCACCATCACCATCTCCACCACCCTGCGCAGCACCATCACTTACCCCACCGGCAACCGACCCCTGCTCTGCAGCCCCACGTCGCCGGCGGAGGTGGCGGCTGGAGGCCGGGCCCAGCCCCGCGACACGAAGCGTCCGGGTGCTTCTTGCCGCGTGGCGGCCTCCACTACTGA